Genomic DNA from Gimesia aquarii:
TTTGGGGTCCTTTTTAGGATGGACCCCGTATTCACAAGCAGCACAACCTGTTGTGCCATTGATCGAAACCAATTGAGATCCGATGGCGTTTGTACTACTCGTTTTCTGGCCACCCTCTTTCTGAGATACGTATTTAGCAGGGTTGGCCTGGAATTTTTGCTTGACACTTTCACTGGGAAACTGGTAACGCATACCTTGGTAAATGGCAGTGAATTCTGGTTTGCCTGGAACGTCTTTTCCTCCATCGATTTTGCAGACAATACATTTTCCATTGTGTGCTAAGTCAACATCAGCGTACTTCTGTGGCGATTGATCAAATATCGATTTGATCTGCTGATTGGGGAATAAAAACGCTCGTCCTTGATAAAAACTCACATGATCCACCTTACCAGGGTTACGAACACCGTCATGATGAGAGAAACAGACAGAGCAATCACCATTTAATGCAGGAGCAAATTTCTCTGGTTCGGTTGCGAACATTTTTTTTATTTCCTCATTAGGAAACAGATAAGTCCGACCATCATAGACCACAGCGTGCTCTGGTTTCCCTTTGACTATTTTTTGACTTTTAACGAGACAAACAGCACAATTTCTATTAAGTGCCACTGGGGCTTTATCAGCTATTTGTTTCTCTTTTGCTTCAATTGAAACGGCTGTTAAGACAATGGATGCTAATAACGCAACCGTCATTACAAATGGTGTCAACTTCATCGACGTCTCCTGGAAATTTTTTGTGTTGGATTTTTATCGTTGTGAGTGAGACTACCATTCAAACCTTTGTCCTGTCATTTAAAATAATGCCTTTGGTTTGGTTCGTGATGTTTCACTTCCCATTACTTACGTAATCAGTATTGCCGTGTCACAGAGCTCAATCTGTGGTCTATTTCACACTCTGAAAATTTTTTCCAGTTCTCTCAAACAGCAGTTTGCTGAATTGAAGAATCATGGTCTTCCGTCGTGAGAGTTAAAAACGGTATTGCATGAAATGCTCAAGTGTTGATAATCAGTACCTCTCTCCAAATCAGTCCTATCTTCAAACATATCTCAAACCCTCTCGTACTATTAAGTTATAAAAATCAGGTGCCTTATGTGGTGCACAAGTTGCCAGTCAGATGTGGCTGCAGAAGTTTCTACCGATTCCAAGCGGGTCCATTGCGCAATCTGTGGCAATGATCTGGGAACGACAGCAGCTACACGAATTAGCGATAAGACTCAGGAAGCCCGGAATTTGCTTGCACGTTGGTCGAATCGTGAGATCCTGGATCCGTATGGTCCTTTGAGCAAGGTAGAGTCACGTCCGCAGTTTGCCTCTTCTCCCTTTGAGCAATCGGAAAAAAATGACCTTGAAAATGTTCCACCACAGGCTGCTGTGAAGGAACAAATAAATGAGAAACCTACATCAACTCACGCACAAGTTTCAAATACTCCTTATCAGGAAACACCAATTCCTGTAGAGCAGAAGTTAGAAAGCGAACCTATACACGAGGAATCAATTTCATTTCAACAAACGGCCGTTCCACGGTTGCGATCTGATTATCGTGATATTCAGGATTTGATCGAAGACGATGAGCAAAGCCCGAACTGGTTGGGGTTGGTTGGTCAATTAATGGCATATGGTGGTGTGGCTGTTTTAACAATTGGAACCACACTCGTTTTATGGGGTTATTATGGCGGACCTGCAAACTATGCTTCCACAGGCTGGCTCATCAGCACTGCCGGACAAATGCTACTCTTTCTGGGAGTCATTACTCTCGTTTCAGCAGGGATGGAACAGACTTCATCTTCAGTGAGCCGTCGTATTGATCGTCTGTCACAAAGAATCTTCTTATTTGAGCAAGCCATGCTCGACCAACAGGACTCACAGAAAACCCAGCGCCCTAATCCGCAGCAGCCCCAAACTGATGCAACAGCATCAGAAATACGATCCCGAAGATCTGCTTGAATTACAAGCAGAAAAGTATTCTCTTTGCACTCAATCTAGGTTTCGGTCAAATTACTACTGAATCGCCTCTGACTCCAGTGTGAGCAAGTGCTGTTTGAGCGATGTTCCCTGAGGTGAAGAAAACCCTCCTAATTTTCCACCTGAAGCGACCACACGGTGACAGGGAATAATAATCGGAATTCGATTTGTGGACATTACGGTTCCCACAGCACGCGCGGCACGTGGCGCTCCTGCTTTGGAAGCGAGTTCTCCATATGTGATCTGTTTTCCATAACCTATTTTTTTAAGTTCTCGTATGACGCGTGTCTGAAATTTTGTCATGTGAGGTAGACTGACTTTGACGTCCTGAAATTCGACAACCGCGCCTTGATAATAATCTTGGAGTCTCTCTGACAAATCTGGAAACCAATTTGATTCCTCGAACATTTTGATGGATTCGTCATGGTTTTCTTTACAGACTTGATTCGCTGCTTGACGAACATCAGCGGCAGAGTGGTGCCCCATCAATAGTCTTTCTACGCCCTCGGAATTTCCCATGAGTCCACACCAACCGATTTCCGTAGAAAAAATCGATAATTTTAATGAAAATGACTCATTAGAAGTGCCTTTCTGTGCTGTTTTAGAAATCGATTTGGGAACTGAAACAGTTCTTTGACCCATCTGGAATTCTCCGATAGAATAGATTTGACTCAAAAGTACAAAATAACCGCTGTTTATTTTAGAACATATAAAACTGAATTTACAAGATAATAGAGTGATTATGCATCCATACAGCATGTTGTCCGACGAATACTTTACCAATCTGAATTTATGCACGGAAATGACGCTACCTTCATCTCGGGAAACGGTGCTGAATTTTTTTGAGCGGGTGCAAAAATCTTTTCCAACCATGCGAAATTTCTATAACCGCGGCGAAAACGGTTTCATTCTTGAGGAAGACAAAGAAGAGACCGGGCAGCAACGTTGGATTTCTCTCGAACCTCAGCGCGTGAGTAGTGGGTACTTTTCACCCAAAGATCCGGATGATTGTTTGAAGCAACATAAATTAATGTTGGAACTGGTTCCTTATATGCTGTCAATCAGTCCTCTCGATTGTGAAGCGCTAGATTATGTCGTGGGCTTTGATTTTTCTTATCGTGGGAATCATGATGCTTTAGTGGCCGAAGCCTTAGGGTCGAATCAGGCGATTGACAGCCTGTTACAGATTCCTGGAGCACGGCCGCTGAACTACGAACCATCAATCACGCTCAGTCTGGACGATTCCTGTCGTTGTCAGGCGCGTTTGTTAATTGAGACTCGTACAAATGCCTATCAGGTCAGACGTGAGGATTATTCCGATGAGCAACTTTCCGTATTCTTTACGCTAAGACAGTATGGTAGTCTCTCAGCAGAAACAAAATTAGAAGAGACCATGCTGGATCTGAAAGAAAAATCAGACCAATTGATGAATGAATATGTCATCGATCAGGTCTTGCGTCCTTTGGCACAGGCAATTTCAACGAAATAAAGAGTGTTTTTTAGAATGAGGGCTGGCCCAGTTTCAAAATTGGGGATACCCCTATAAAGTAGTCATCATCGATTGTGCTTCCAGAAAACTTCAAGATCAAAGGGGAATCCTTCGTGGCTCTATCATTAAGCGATTTTGCTCAGTCTCTTACCGTCGAAACAGCTTTTAGTGTCTTGGCTGTTGCAAAGCAGTTAAAAGCAGAAGGCAAAGATGTTGTCGAGTTGGAAGTGGGAGACAGTCCTTTTGACAGTACCGCCTCTGCAAAATCAACAGGTATTGAAGCGATTCAAAATAACCAGTCACATTATTGTGCTTCTCCTGGAATTCCCGAATTCCGTAAGGCGGCTGCCGATTTTGTCTCGCGTGAATTTCAGGTAGCCGCGAAACCAGAGAATATTGTTGTTGGACCTGGTGCCAAAGTTTTTGAGCAATTCTTTTGTGAAGCCTTTTTGAATCCCGGCGATGGCGTACTCGTTTTTAGCCCCTATTTCCCGACTTACTTGCCAAACATTGAACGTCGCGGCGCACGTATGGTTCTGTCGGATCTGAAGCAGTCAAATGATTTCCGTCCCGACCTTGCCGACATTGAAAAGTTTCTGTCTGAGGATCCTGCTCCGAAGGCCATCTTCCTGAACTCGCCTCATAATCCCACAGGAGGGGTCATTGAGGAATCCGACCTGAAAGCAATTGCCGATTTAATCCGTGGTAAAAATATTGCTGTGTTTAGCGATGAACCGTATTGCCATATGGTCTGGCAAGGAAAACATCACTCTATCTTGGCTCAACCAGGGATGATGGATCAATGTGTTTCCGCATATACATTCAGCAAGTCTTATAGTATGAGTGGCTGGCGGTTAGGATTTTGTGTGGCTTCGGAAGAGGTTGCTACATCCATTGGTAAAATGGTTAACACCACAC
This window encodes:
- a CDS encoding eL24 family ribosomal protein, which gives rise to MKLTPFVMTVALLASIVLTAVSIEAKEKQIADKAPVALNRNCAVCLVKSQKIVKGKPEHAVVYDGRTYLFPNEEIKKMFATEPEKFAPALNGDCSVCFSHHDGVRNPGKVDHVSFYQGRAFLFPNQQIKSIFDQSPQKYADVDLAHNGKCIVCKIDGGKDVPGKPEFTAIYQGMRYQFPSESVKQKFQANPAKYVSQKEGGQKTSSTNAIGSQLVSINGTTGCAACEYGVHPKKDPKELGLAIKSNDGKVYVIEGAHASHPDLYKSRFQSVKVSVKGKQIANHGKFVWLEPQSIEKIQ
- a CDS encoding methylated-DNA--[protein]-cysteine S-methyltransferase; this encodes MGQRTVSVPKSISKTAQKGTSNESFSLKLSIFSTEIGWCGLMGNSEGVERLLMGHHSAADVRQAANQVCKENHDESIKMFEESNWFPDLSERLQDYYQGAVVEFQDVKVSLPHMTKFQTRVIRELKKIGYGKQITYGELASKAGAPRAARAVGTVMSTNRIPIIIPCHRVVASGGKLGGFSSPQGTSLKQHLLTLESEAIQ
- a CDS encoding pyridoxal phosphate-dependent aminotransferase, whose translation is MALSLSDFAQSLTVETAFSVLAVAKQLKAEGKDVVELEVGDSPFDSTASAKSTGIEAIQNNQSHYCASPGIPEFRKAAADFVSREFQVAAKPENIVVGPGAKVFEQFFCEAFLNPGDGVLVFSPYFPTYLPNIERRGARMVLSDLKQSNDFRPDLADIEKFLSEDPAPKAIFLNSPHNPTGGVIEESDLKAIADLIRGKNIAVFSDEPYCHMVWQGKHHSILAQPGMMDQCVSAYTFSKSYSMSGWRLGFCVASEEVATSIGKMVNTTLSCTPPLVQLAGAAALNCDSEERDEVMLKFREKVVLLTDKLNQIDDFHALDPNATFYVFVNVAPVCNRLSITSHGLALYLLEGADDEFGIACLGGECFGEAGHGFLRFSCAEPNDRLEKAIDFIPEAISRTERIASYLEANPAARLKSPYTV